Proteins encoded by one window of Kribbella flavida DSM 17836:
- a CDS encoding glycerophosphodiester phosphodiesterase family protein, giving the protein MQVIAHRGASGYRPEHTPAAYRLAAALGADHLEPDLVATLDGVLVARHENEISGTTDVADHPVFADRRITKIIDGEAVTGWFVEDFTYAELCTLTARERMPALRAANTAYDGRERIPTFDDVVALARQESARLGRPIGVVPEIKHPAYFRRLGLPLEELLAERLTALGLGPDEAMVQSFEPTSLRRLAVMTNVPLAQLVDAGGAPNDFRRTGDGRTFADLLGPAGLREISTYAQVLAPHKDLVVPRTPTGALGEPTRLVEQAHRAGLGVYVWTFRAERRFLPTGLDLAGELAAFAATGIDGVFADHPDIAAATVSRRTALKV; this is encoded by the coding sequence ATGCAGGTCATCGCGCACAGGGGAGCGAGCGGGTACCGCCCGGAGCACACGCCGGCGGCGTACCGCCTGGCCGCGGCGCTGGGCGCCGACCACCTCGAACCGGACCTGGTCGCCACGCTGGACGGCGTCCTGGTGGCCCGGCACGAGAACGAGATCTCCGGCACCACCGACGTGGCCGACCACCCGGTCTTCGCCGACCGCCGGATCACCAAGATCATCGACGGCGAGGCCGTCACCGGCTGGTTCGTCGAGGACTTCACCTACGCCGAGCTGTGCACGCTGACCGCGCGGGAACGGATGCCCGCCCTGCGCGCCGCGAACACCGCGTACGACGGGCGGGAGCGGATCCCGACCTTCGACGACGTGGTGGCGCTGGCCCGGCAGGAGTCGGCCCGGCTGGGTCGTCCGATCGGGGTGGTGCCCGAGATCAAGCACCCGGCGTACTTCCGCCGGCTGGGGCTGCCGCTGGAGGAGTTGCTGGCCGAGCGGCTGACGGCGCTCGGGCTCGGCCCGGACGAGGCGATGGTGCAGTCGTTCGAGCCGACCAGCCTGCGCCGGCTCGCGGTGATGACGAACGTGCCGCTGGCCCAGCTGGTCGACGCCGGGGGCGCGCCGAACGACTTCCGGCGTACCGGGGACGGCCGGACGTTCGCCGACCTGCTCGGACCGGCCGGGCTGCGCGAGATCTCGACGTACGCGCAGGTGCTGGCGCCGCACAAGGACCTGGTCGTCCCGCGGACGCCGACCGGCGCACTGGGCGAGCCGACCCGGCTGGTGGAGCAGGCGCACCGGGCGGGGCTGGGGGTGTACGTCTGGACCTTCCGGGCCGAGCGGCGCTTCCTGCCCACCGGTCTGGACCTGGCCGGCGAGCTGGCCGCCTTCGCCGCGACGGGCATCGACGGAGTCTTCGCCGACCATCCGGACATCGCCGCCGCCACTGTGAGCCGCAGGACCGCCCTCAAGGTCTGA
- a CDS encoding ABC transporter ATP-binding protein translates to MKQLPLADPGTPDHRSAARYLLWVARGQKATLFGGMAFGILWMGAQAFIPAILGKAIDEGIAAGDTERLLRWTAVLFAVGVLQALAGIMRHRFAVVNWLSGAYRTVQVVTRKSADLGATLPKHLATGEVVSVGAGDLAYIGNVLETSARFAGAIVAFGVVAAILLSSSTTLGLVVLIGVPLMLFALGPMLRPLHKRQFAQREAVGELNSLGSDIVAGLRVLRGIGGEDSFSRRYRAESQRVRGAGVKVAGIQSVLDAAQVLLPGIFVVAVVGLGAHFAIRGELSAGSLVAFYGYATFLVLPLRTATEMANQLMRALVAGRRVVRVLELTPDVVDPAEPVRLPERGDLVDPVSGIRARDGLLTAIVSAEPDRAALLADRLGRYDETSEVRYGGVTLASATRADVRARILVSDTAAQMFTGTLREELDPDGRRTDEELMAALRTASAEDVLVALTDGLDSEVEEKGRSFSGGQRQRLILVRALLADPSVLVLVEPTSAVDAHTEARIADRLREYRAGRSTVVLTSSPLLLDRVDEVVFVAEGRVVAAGAHRHLLDTEPQYRRTVTRQTEDEEVLA, encoded by the coding sequence ATGAAACAACTTCCCCTCGCCGATCCCGGCACACCTGACCACCGCTCGGCGGCGCGTTACCTGCTCTGGGTGGCGCGCGGCCAGAAGGCGACGCTGTTCGGCGGCATGGCCTTCGGCATTCTCTGGATGGGCGCGCAGGCGTTCATCCCGGCGATCCTGGGCAAGGCGATCGACGAGGGCATCGCGGCCGGTGACACCGAGCGGCTGCTGCGCTGGACGGCGGTGCTGTTCGCGGTCGGCGTGCTGCAGGCGCTGGCCGGCATCATGCGGCACCGGTTCGCGGTGGTGAACTGGCTGAGCGGCGCCTACCGCACGGTCCAGGTGGTCACCCGCAAGTCCGCCGACCTGGGCGCCACGCTGCCCAAGCACCTGGCCACCGGCGAGGTGGTCAGCGTCGGTGCCGGCGACCTGGCCTACATCGGCAACGTGCTGGAGACCTCCGCCCGGTTCGCCGGCGCCATCGTCGCCTTCGGCGTGGTCGCGGCCATCCTGCTGTCCTCGTCGACCACGCTCGGCCTGGTGGTGCTGATCGGTGTCCCGCTGATGCTGTTCGCGCTCGGCCCGATGCTGCGCCCGCTGCACAAGCGCCAGTTCGCGCAGCGCGAGGCGGTCGGCGAGCTGAACTCGCTCGGCTCCGACATCGTGGCCGGTCTGCGCGTCCTGCGCGGCATCGGCGGCGAGGACTCGTTCTCCCGGCGGTACCGGGCCGAGTCGCAGCGGGTCCGCGGCGCCGGGGTCAAGGTGGCCGGGATCCAGTCGGTGCTGGATGCCGCGCAGGTGCTGCTGCCCGGCATCTTCGTGGTCGCCGTGGTCGGGCTGGGCGCGCACTTCGCGATCCGCGGTGAGCTCAGCGCCGGCAGCTTGGTCGCGTTCTACGGCTACGCCACCTTCCTGGTGCTGCCGCTGCGGACAGCGACCGAGATGGCGAACCAGCTGATGCGCGCGCTGGTCGCCGGCCGCCGGGTGGTCCGCGTGCTCGAGCTGACGCCCGACGTGGTGGATCCGGCCGAGCCCGTCCGGCTGCCGGAGCGCGGTGACCTGGTCGACCCGGTCTCCGGCATCCGCGCCCGCGACGGCCTGCTCACCGCGATCGTCTCCGCCGAGCCCGACCGCGCCGCCCTGCTCGCCGACCGCCTCGGCCGGTACGACGAGACCAGCGAGGTCCGGTACGGCGGAGTCACGCTGGCCAGCGCGACCCGGGCCGACGTGCGGGCGCGGATCCTGGTCAGCGACACCGCCGCCCAGATGTTCACCGGCACCCTGCGCGAAGAGCTCGACCCGGACGGACGCCGGACGGACGAGGAGCTGATGGCAGCGCTGCGCACGGCCTCGGCCGAGGACGTGCTGGTCGCGCTGACCGACGGGCTCGACTCCGAGGTCGAGGAGAAGGGCCGGTCGTTCTCCGGTGGCCAGCGGCAGCGGCTCATCCTGGTCCGCGCCCTACTGGCCGACCCGTCGGTGCTGGTGCTGGTGGAGCCCACCTCCGCGGTGGACGCGCACACCGAGGCCAGGATCGCCGACCGACTCCGGGAGTACCGGGCCGGCCGCAGCACCGTCGTACTGACCTCCAGTCCGCTGCTGCTCGACCGGGTGGACGAGGTCGTCTTCGTCGCCGAGGGCCGAGTGGTCGCCGCCGGAGCACACCGGCACCTGCTCGACACCGAACCGCAGTACCGCAGGACCGTGACCCGGCAGACCGAGGACGAGGAGGTGCTCGCATGA
- the groL gene encoding chaperonin GroEL (60 kDa chaperone family; promotes refolding of misfolded polypeptides especially under stressful conditions; forms two stacked rings of heptamers to form a barrel-shaped 14mer; ends can be capped by GroES; misfolded proteins enter the barrel where they are refolded when GroES binds), whose amino-acid sequence MPKLISFNEEARRGLERGMNTLADAVKVTLGPKGRNVVLEKKWGAPTITNDGVSIAKEIELEDPYEKIGAELVKEVAKKTDDVAGDGTTTATVLAQALVREGLRNVAAGANPMGLKKGIEKATEAVSEQLLALAKPVETREQIAATASISAADTQVGQIIAEAMDKVGKEGVITVEESNTFGLELELTEGMRFDKGYISPYFVTDTERMEAVLDDPYILVVNSKISSIKDLVPVLEKVMQTGKPLAIIAEDLEGEALATLVVNKIKGTFKTVAVKAPGFGDRRKAMLTDIAILTGGQVISEEVGLKLDTVDLELLGQARKVVVTKDETTIVEGTGDADSIQGRVNQIRAEIEKSDSDYDREKLQERLAKLAGGVAVIKVGAATEVELKERKHRIEDAVRNAKAAVEEGIVAGGGVALLQASVKAFEKLELEGDEATGAQIVRHAVEAPLKQIAVNAGLEGGVVVEKVRNLEPGHGLNAATGEYVDLIATGIIDPAKVTRSALQNAASIAALFLTTEAVIADKPEKASAAPGGAPDMGGMDF is encoded by the coding sequence ATGCCCAAGCTGATTTCTTTCAACGAAGAGGCGCGCCGCGGCCTCGAGCGGGGAATGAACACCCTCGCCGACGCCGTCAAGGTGACGCTTGGCCCCAAGGGCCGCAACGTCGTCCTGGAGAAGAAGTGGGGCGCCCCCACGATCACCAACGACGGTGTCTCCATCGCCAAGGAGATCGAGCTCGAGGACCCGTACGAGAAGATCGGGGCCGAGCTCGTCAAGGAAGTTGCCAAGAAGACCGACGACGTCGCGGGTGACGGCACCACCACCGCCACCGTGCTGGCCCAGGCTCTCGTCCGCGAGGGTCTGCGCAACGTCGCCGCCGGCGCCAACCCGATGGGCCTGAAGAAGGGCATCGAGAAGGCGACCGAGGCCGTCAGCGAGCAGCTGCTGGCGCTGGCCAAGCCGGTCGAGACCCGGGAGCAGATCGCTGCGACCGCCTCGATCTCGGCCGCCGACACCCAGGTCGGCCAGATCATCGCCGAGGCGATGGACAAGGTCGGCAAGGAAGGTGTCATCACCGTCGAGGAGAGCAACACCTTCGGTCTGGAGCTCGAGCTCACCGAGGGCATGCGCTTCGACAAGGGCTACATCTCGCCGTACTTCGTGACCGACACCGAGCGGATGGAAGCGGTTCTCGACGACCCGTACATCCTCGTGGTGAACAGCAAGATCTCGAGCATCAAGGACCTGGTCCCGGTGCTGGAGAAGGTCATGCAGACCGGCAAGCCGCTGGCGATCATCGCCGAGGACCTCGAGGGCGAGGCGCTGGCGACCCTGGTCGTGAACAAGATCAAGGGCACCTTCAAGACCGTCGCCGTCAAGGCGCCGGGCTTCGGTGACCGCCGCAAGGCCATGCTGACCGACATCGCCATCCTCACCGGCGGCCAGGTCATCTCCGAAGAGGTCGGCCTCAAGCTCGACACCGTGGACCTGGAGCTGCTCGGCCAGGCCCGCAAGGTGGTCGTCACCAAGGACGAGACCACCATCGTCGAGGGCACCGGCGACGCCGACTCGATCCAGGGCCGGGTCAACCAGATCCGCGCCGAGATCGAGAAGTCGGACTCCGACTACGACCGCGAGAAGCTGCAGGAGCGGCTGGCCAAGCTGGCCGGCGGCGTCGCGGTGATCAAGGTCGGCGCGGCCACCGAGGTCGAGCTGAAGGAGCGCAAGCACCGCATCGAGGACGCCGTGCGCAACGCGAAGGCGGCCGTCGAGGAGGGCATCGTCGCCGGTGGTGGCGTCGCGCTGCTGCAGGCGTCGGTGAAGGCGTTCGAGAAGCTGGAGCTCGAGGGCGACGAGGCGACCGGTGCGCAGATCGTTCGGCACGCCGTCGAGGCGCCGCTGAAGCAGATCGCCGTCAACGCCGGCCTCGAGGGTGGCGTCGTGGTGGAGAAGGTCCGCAACCTCGAGCCGGGTCACGGTCTGAACGCCGCGACCGGCGAGTACGTCGACCTGATCGCCACCGGCATCATCGACCCCGCCAAGGTGACCCGCTCGGCGCTGCAGAACGCGGCCTCGATCGCGGCCCTGTTCCTCACCACCGAGGCGGTCATCGCCGACAAGCCGGAGAAGGCCTCGGCCGCTCCGGGTGGCGCCCCCGACATGGGCGGCATGGACTTCTGA
- a CDS encoding DinB family protein, which produces MTGVDLGTLRGQFELTWSLFEYHLDRLVPEDLLWEPAELCWTVHQDPDGLWRPDWADHELDPVPVPTIGWLSWHIGWWWTVALAHARQTVPPHRTDVHWPGTLLGTRDWMHHLRDEWSVVLEDSSRLTLPAAFPWSPESGRSHADLYAWVNAELMKNAAEIGQLRLLRAAHRPPAPSVLHPDKEFPDGI; this is translated from the coding sequence ATGACCGGAGTGGACCTTGGCACCCTGCGAGGACAGTTCGAGCTGACCTGGTCGCTGTTCGAGTACCACCTGGACCGGCTCGTGCCGGAGGACCTGCTGTGGGAGCCGGCCGAGCTCTGCTGGACGGTCCACCAGGACCCGGACGGGCTGTGGCGTCCCGACTGGGCCGACCACGAGCTGGATCCGGTCCCGGTGCCGACGATCGGCTGGCTCAGCTGGCACATCGGGTGGTGGTGGACGGTCGCGCTGGCCCACGCCCGGCAGACGGTGCCGCCGCACCGGACCGACGTGCACTGGCCCGGCACCCTGCTCGGCACCCGCGACTGGATGCACCACCTGCGCGACGAGTGGTCGGTCGTGCTCGAGGACTCCTCCCGACTGACGCTGCCCGCGGCGTTCCCGTGGTCGCCGGAGTCAGGCCGCAGTCACGCCGATCTCTACGCCTGGGTGAACGCCGAGCTGATGAAGAACGCCGCCGAGATCGGCCAGCTCCGGCTGCTGCGCGCCGCCCACCGGCCGCCCGCCCCCTCGGTCCTCCACCCGGACAAAGAGTTTCCGGACGGCATCTGA
- a CDS encoding PspC domain-containing protein — protein MTNNSAPFSNLSGKTLRRSRDQRMLSGVSGGIAEYLNIDATLVRLGIVGLTLITGGGALLGYVAAWIVMPEADGKAVWQSTQQPQQPQPQPTPEADIAARIYDEKPPAA, from the coding sequence ATGACGAACAACAGCGCACCCTTCTCGAACCTGTCCGGCAAGACCCTCCGCCGCTCGCGCGACCAGCGGATGCTGTCCGGAGTCTCCGGCGGCATCGCGGAGTACCTGAACATCGACGCCACCCTGGTCCGGCTGGGCATCGTCGGGCTCACCCTGATCACCGGCGGTGGCGCCCTGCTCGGCTACGTGGCCGCCTGGATCGTGATGCCGGAGGCTGACGGCAAGGCGGTCTGGCAGAGCACCCAGCAGCCGCAGCAGCCCCAGCCGCAGCCGACCCCGGAGGCGGACATCGCCGCCCGGATCTACGACGAGAAGCCGCCGGCCGCGTGA
- a CDS encoding ABC transporter ATP-binding protein: MRQTLPVADSAQVRRHARRLARRHPRPLLIALGLHALAAATGLAAPRLIGGLVEDVQRGTTAAAVNQVILLVAVFVVAQSLLTRWARFRSFSLGEQVLAELREDFVDDALALPIGTVERAGTGDLLSRTSRDVDTLSRTVRFAVPETIIAFVTVLFTVAAALLVGVWILLPLLAMVPVLAISTRWYLRRAKDGYLRENAAYAQMTSSLAETVEGARTVEALRRSEERVRRTDRDIRGSYDAERYTLHLRTVWFPVVEVGYLVPVVGTLLFGGWLHINGHVTLGAVTAGVLYVNQLIDPVDRLISWMDELQSGGAALARLLGITDVPDDRSPSGKQPAGELVEARDVRFSYVDGRDVLHGVNLTVQPGERIAMVGPSGAGKSTLGRLVAGIHPPRTGSVSVGGVGMTDLPLDELRRQVALVTQEHHVFVGTLRDNLSMAAPDADDERLLAALDAVDAREWTEALPDGLDTRVGSGQLALTPAQAQQLALARLVLADPHTLVLDEATSLIDPRAARHMERSLAAVLEGRTVIAIAHRLYTAHDADRVAVVEDGRISELGSHDELVARDGSYAALWKSWHG; this comes from the coding sequence ATGAGGCAGACCCTGCCCGTCGCCGACAGCGCCCAGGTCCGTCGGCACGCCCGCCGGCTGGCCCGCCGGCACCCGCGTCCCCTGCTGATCGCGCTCGGCCTGCACGCCCTGGCCGCGGCGACCGGGCTGGCCGCGCCGCGGCTGATCGGTGGCCTGGTGGAGGACGTCCAGCGCGGCACGACAGCCGCCGCGGTGAACCAGGTGATCCTGCTGGTCGCCGTGTTCGTGGTCGCGCAGTCGCTGCTGACCCGCTGGGCGCGCTTCCGGTCCTTCTCGCTCGGCGAGCAGGTGCTGGCCGAGCTGCGCGAGGACTTCGTCGACGACGCGCTCGCGCTGCCGATCGGCACGGTCGAGCGGGCCGGCACCGGCGACCTGCTGTCCCGCACCTCGCGGGACGTGGACACGCTGTCGCGGACCGTGCGGTTCGCGGTGCCGGAGACGATCATCGCGTTCGTCACGGTGCTGTTCACCGTCGCGGCCGCGCTGCTGGTCGGGGTCTGGATCCTGCTGCCGCTGCTGGCGATGGTGCCGGTGCTGGCCATCAGCACACGCTGGTACCTGCGCCGCGCCAAGGACGGCTACCTGCGGGAGAACGCGGCGTACGCGCAGATGACGAGCTCGCTCGCCGAGACCGTCGAAGGCGCCCGCACGGTGGAGGCCCTGCGCCGCTCCGAGGAGCGCGTCCGGCGGACCGATCGCGACATCCGCGGTTCGTACGACGCCGAGCGCTACACGCTGCACCTGCGCACGGTGTGGTTCCCCGTCGTCGAGGTCGGCTACCTGGTGCCGGTGGTCGGCACGCTGCTGTTCGGCGGCTGGCTGCACATCAACGGGCACGTCACCTTGGGCGCGGTCACGGCCGGCGTGCTCTACGTCAACCAGCTGATCGACCCGGTGGACCGGCTGATCTCCTGGATGGACGAGCTGCAGTCCGGCGGCGCCGCGCTGGCCCGGCTGCTCGGCATCACCGACGTCCCGGACGACCGGAGCCCGTCGGGCAAGCAGCCCGCGGGCGAGCTGGTCGAGGCCCGCGACGTGCGCTTCTCGTACGTCGACGGCCGCGACGTGCTGCACGGCGTGAACCTCACCGTGCAGCCCGGCGAGCGGATCGCGATGGTCGGTCCGTCCGGCGCGGGCAAGTCGACGCTCGGCCGGCTGGTCGCCGGCATTCACCCGCCGCGGACCGGTTCGGTCAGCGTCGGCGGTGTCGGGATGACCGACCTGCCGCTGGACGAGCTGCGCCGGCAGGTCGCGCTGGTCACCCAGGAGCACCACGTGTTCGTCGGCACGCTGCGGGACAACCTGTCGATGGCCGCACCGGACGCCGACGACGAGAGACTGCTGGCCGCGCTGGACGCCGTGGACGCGCGCGAGTGGACGGAGGCGTTGCCGGACGGGCTCGACACCCGGGTCGGCTCCGGCCAGCTCGCGCTGACTCCGGCGCAGGCCCAACAGCTCGCGCTGGCTCGGCTGGTGCTGGCCGACCCGCACACGCTGGTCCTGGACGAGGCGACCTCGCTGATCGACCCGCGGGCCGCTCGGCACATGGAGCGGTCGCTGGCGGCGGTGCTGGAGGGCCGGACGGTGATCGCGATCGCGCACCGGCTCTACACCGCGCACGACGCCGACCGGGTCGCCGTCGTCGAGGACGGCCGGATCAGCGAGCTCGGCAGCCACGACGAACTGGTCGCCCGCGACGGCTCGTACGCCGCGTTGTGGAAGTCCTGGCACGGCTGA
- a CDS encoding rRNA adenine N(6)-methyltransferase family protein gives MSGSGPARGAWGWHPLDSRWAQRVVDAAGVRPGDLVLDVGAGLGALTAPLVRAGADVVAVELHPHRADRLRRRFADAPVRVVRADAADLRLPTRPFRVVSSPPYGISTELLKRLLSPRSRLVSADLVLQRQVVNRWVDGRAPGRARWSRYYDTSIGIRLPRKAFTPPPHVDSAVLRIQRTTR, from the coding sequence GTGTCCGGGTCCGGTCCGGCGAGGGGTGCCTGGGGATGGCATCCGCTCGATAGTCGTTGGGCCCAACGGGTCGTCGACGCCGCCGGGGTTCGTCCCGGTGACCTGGTGCTCGATGTCGGAGCCGGACTCGGCGCGCTGACCGCGCCGCTGGTCCGGGCCGGCGCCGACGTGGTCGCCGTGGAACTGCATCCGCACCGCGCCGACAGGTTGCGTCGCCGGTTCGCGGACGCGCCGGTCCGGGTGGTGCGCGCCGACGCCGCCGATCTGCGGTTGCCGACGCGACCGTTCCGGGTGGTGTCGAGCCCGCCGTACGGGATCTCCACCGAGCTGCTGAAGAGACTGCTGTCACCGCGTTCGCGGCTGGTGTCGGCGGATCTCGTGCTGCAGCGGCAGGTGGTGAACCGGTGGGTCGACGGCCGCGCTCCGGGTCGTGCCCGCTGGAGCCGGTACTACGACACGTCGATCGGGATCCGCCTTCCTCGCAAGGCCTTCACCCCACCTCCGCATGTCGATTCAGCGGTCCTGCGCATTCAGCGGACCACGAGATAG
- a CDS encoding MmcQ/YjbR family DNA-binding protein, with amino-acid sequence MDARAVQDLVLRLPGAEEHEGWAGQPAYKVRKKGFAYLSEDESTLFLKALREEQQAMIAENPEVYASWWESGRFGWLSIDLAGADDEEVAELITEAWRLNAPKYLIAQLEPE; translated from the coding sequence ATGGACGCGAGGGCGGTGCAGGACCTGGTGCTGCGGTTGCCAGGGGCGGAGGAGCACGAGGGCTGGGCCGGTCAGCCGGCGTACAAAGTCCGGAAGAAGGGCTTCGCCTACCTGTCGGAGGACGAGTCGACGCTCTTCCTCAAGGCGTTGCGCGAGGAGCAGCAGGCGATGATCGCCGAGAATCCAGAGGTGTACGCGTCCTGGTGGGAGTCCGGCCGGTTCGGCTGGCTGTCGATCGACCTGGCCGGTGCCGACGACGAGGAGGTCGCCGAGCTGATCACCGAGGCGTGGCGACTGAACGCCCCGAAGTACCTGATCGCCCAGCTGGAGCCGGAGTGA
- a CDS encoding M48 family metallopeptidase, translating to MQTDAGVIRCPQCAQQLRVDRGHVTWCDRCDWNVDPNPPDRQDPAWRQRLEHALADTLYRELERGKLHRPGWDAARLAAYGLAGLLLLIPLLSFLAGIALLVFYRPLWLCIPLAAIAFCVALLLRPRATHLPPDAYVVQRDEAPVLFTLLDEIATVVGTPPVVAVAVDAEPNISFGRVGWRFQPVIGLGLSLWATLSPQERVAVLAHELGHGKNGDARHGWVIGAAESVLRQLNEVFSNQPMDEYRLDMAAAIGATHSNGHLSRVINSIVGPVVRGYTWLLERVSLRSNQRAEYLADRRSGEIAGSDAAAWALERSLLADTAYRALERALRFEKELEPLEVVRRAVTEVPQREIERRLRLSRLREIRTDSSHPPTYLRARLIRTRPATTARVVLGLNENRAVDRELVPAAEHVLKELRAELAQ from the coding sequence GTGCAGACCGATGCAGGGGTGATTCGCTGCCCCCAATGCGCCCAGCAGCTCCGCGTCGACCGCGGGCACGTGACCTGGTGCGACCGGTGCGACTGGAACGTCGACCCGAACCCGCCGGACCGGCAGGACCCGGCCTGGCGACAGCGTCTGGAGCACGCGCTCGCCGACACCCTGTACCGCGAGCTGGAGCGCGGCAAGCTGCACCGCCCCGGATGGGACGCTGCGCGGCTCGCGGCGTACGGACTGGCCGGACTGTTGCTGCTGATACCGCTGCTGAGCTTTCTCGCCGGCATCGCCCTCCTGGTGTTCTACCGCCCGCTGTGGCTGTGCATCCCGCTCGCCGCGATCGCCTTCTGCGTCGCCCTCCTCCTCAGGCCGCGAGCGACCCACCTGCCGCCCGACGCGTACGTCGTCCAGCGGGACGAGGCGCCGGTGCTGTTCACCCTGCTCGACGAGATCGCCACCGTCGTCGGAACTCCGCCCGTGGTGGCGGTCGCAGTGGACGCCGAGCCGAACATCTCCTTCGGCCGGGTCGGCTGGCGCTTCCAGCCGGTGATCGGGCTCGGCCTGTCGCTGTGGGCGACCCTGAGCCCGCAGGAGCGTGTCGCGGTCCTGGCGCACGAGCTGGGGCACGGCAAGAACGGCGACGCGCGGCACGGCTGGGTGATTGGAGCGGCCGAGTCCGTCCTCCGGCAGCTGAACGAGGTCTTCAGCAACCAGCCGATGGACGAGTACCGCCTGGACATGGCAGCCGCGATCGGGGCCACCCACTCGAACGGGCACCTCTCCAGAGTGATCAACAGCATCGTCGGCCCGGTCGTCCGTGGCTACACCTGGCTGCTGGAGCGGGTGAGCTTGCGCAGCAACCAGCGTGCGGAGTACCTGGCGGACCGCAGGTCGGGTGAGATCGCCGGGTCGGACGCCGCGGCCTGGGCGCTGGAGCGCAGCCTGCTCGCGGACACGGCGTACCGGGCGCTGGAGCGCGCGCTGCGGTTCGAGAAGGAGCTGGAACCGCTGGAAGTGGTCCGGCGGGCCGTGACCGAGGTGCCACAGCGGGAGATCGAGCGGCGGCTGCGGCTGAGCCGCCTGCGCGAGATCCGGACCGACTCCAGCCACCCACCGACGTACCTGCGGGCGCGGCTGATCCGTACGCGTCCTGCCACGACTGCCCGCGTCGTGCTCGGGCTGAACGAGAACCGCGCCGTCGACCGCGAGCTGGTGCCCGCGGCCGAGCACGTACTGAAGGAGCTGCGGGCCGAACTGGCCCAGTAG
- a CDS encoding DUF418 domain-containing protein: MTQTTAPAAGGPTSVGARALGPDLARGLLLLFIALANTHGFLHPDGVSTIRNTPIASTLPDQVVSFAETTLVDGRSYTLFAALFGYGMVQVYRRQEINGRSWKHARALLRRRGRWLIVLGVLHAVLLYYGDILAAYGILAVLLVPAVRSSSKRLLVWAGVWAVVGAALYGALSAPVSPEGMATLYPWASEHNPLVAMLTRAVAILVSAPALALTAAGAFLIGIWAARIRLFEQPEQHLVLLRRMVLIGIPVSVLGGVPLALYTSGILHGGATDVVPAAVLHSLTGVAGGPAYAALISLWALRAKRGRVVTALQATGQRSLTCYVSQSVVWAIAFFPYLLDLGPRMALWQTVPLAVGTWALTVLMADWMRRAGHRGPLEVLLRRLTYRAGGR, translated from the coding sequence ATGACCCAGACGACCGCCCCGGCCGCCGGCGGGCCCACCTCCGTCGGCGCGCGGGCTCTCGGGCCGGACCTGGCCCGCGGGCTCCTGCTGCTGTTCATCGCCCTGGCCAACACGCACGGCTTCCTGCACCCCGACGGCGTCAGCACCATCCGCAACACACCGATCGCCTCGACGCTGCCGGACCAGGTCGTCTCGTTCGCGGAGACCACCCTGGTGGACGGCCGCTCGTACACCCTGTTCGCCGCGCTCTTCGGCTACGGCATGGTCCAGGTCTACCGCCGTCAGGAGATCAACGGCCGGTCGTGGAAACACGCCCGCGCGCTCCTGCGCCGACGCGGCCGCTGGCTGATCGTGCTGGGCGTGCTGCACGCCGTTCTCCTGTACTACGGGGACATCCTCGCCGCCTACGGCATCCTGGCTGTGCTGCTGGTCCCAGCCGTTCGCAGCAGCAGCAAGCGGCTTCTGGTGTGGGCCGGAGTCTGGGCCGTTGTCGGCGCGGCGCTGTACGGCGCCTTGTCCGCTCCGGTCAGTCCGGAGGGCATGGCCACGCTCTACCCCTGGGCCAGCGAGCACAACCCGCTGGTGGCGATGCTCACCCGGGCGGTGGCGATCCTGGTCAGTGCTCCGGCACTGGCCCTGACCGCCGCGGGCGCCTTCCTGATCGGCATCTGGGCCGCGCGGATCCGGTTGTTCGAGCAGCCCGAGCAGCACCTCGTCCTGCTACGCCGGATGGTCCTGATCGGCATCCCGGTGTCAGTGCTCGGCGGCGTCCCGCTCGCGCTCTACACCTCGGGCATCCTGCACGGCGGCGCGACGGACGTCGTACCGGCCGCGGTGCTGCACTCGCTGACCGGGGTCGCGGGCGGACCGGCGTACGCGGCACTGATCTCGTTGTGGGCCTTGCGAGCGAAGCGAGGACGGGTCGTCACGGCCCTGCAGGCCACCGGACAGCGGTCACTCACCTGCTACGTCAGCCAGTCGGTGGTCTGGGCGATCGCCTTCTTTCCCTACCTGCTCGACCTGGGTCCGCGGATGGCGCTGTGGCAGACGGTGCCGCTGGCCGTCGGCACCTGGGCGCTCACCGTGCTGATGGCCGACTGGATGCGTCGGGCCGGCCACCGTGGCCCGTTGGAGGTTCTGCTCCGCCGGCTGACGTACCGCGCCGGCGGCCGTTAA